One window from the genome of Vagococcus entomophilus encodes:
- a CDS encoding CtsR family transcriptional regulator — protein sequence MNNQNISDVIEAYLKQILAEQEQIEIRRAEMASQFNCVPSQINYVIKTRFTIPKGYIVESKRGGGGYIRIIKVTLSTGSEILLELEEMIGNKLSEQDALSLLQQLYDNEIITKREGNLFLSLISKQVLQSTNEKNEQELRARLFKAFLTRLGYEEKE from the coding sequence GTGAATAACCAAAATATTTCAGATGTAATTGAAGCGTATTTAAAACAGATTCTTGCTGAACAGGAACAAATTGAAATTCGTCGAGCTGAAATGGCGAGTCAGTTCAATTGTGTCCCATCGCAGATTAACTATGTAATTAAAACAAGATTTACGATTCCAAAAGGATATATAGTAGAAAGTAAACGTGGTGGTGGCGGTTATATTCGTATTATTAAAGTGACTCTTTCGACTGGGTCAGAAATTTTGCTAGAATTAGAAGAAATGATTGGAAATAAATTATCGGAACAGGATGCTTTGTCCTTATTGCAACAACTATATGATAATGAGATAATAACCAAAAGAGAAGGAAATCTTTTTCTTTCACTAATTAGCAAACAAGTGTTACAATCAACCAACGAGAAAAATGAACAAGAGTTAAGAGCACGCCTATTTAAAGCGTTCTTGACTCGTTTAGGATATGAAGAAAAGGAGTGA